Proteins encoded together in one Triticum dicoccoides isolate Atlit2015 ecotype Zavitan chromosome 7B, WEW_v2.0, whole genome shotgun sequence window:
- the LOC119337541 gene encoding tonoplast dicarboxylate transporter-like isoform X1, which translates to MEKPGSFGGSSSEDAGTSLLLPVHRDDATTTASSRLRALLAHKYPAIASGPVACAAICALVDLGGAHGAAPRNMLGVLAWVFLWWATDAVPLAVASMAPLFLFPAFGISSADAVAKAYMDDVIALVLGSFILALAIERYHIHRRLALKITLRFCGDPVRPSLLLLGITGTTAFVSMWIHNTACTLMMMPVATGILQRFPRGGAGQEEEEQEVRRFSKAVVLGVVYASAVGGMATLTGTGVNIILVGMWSAYFPEKEPITFSSWMSFGLPMALVMFLALWVTLCFMYCSNNTGKALSAYLDGTHLRRELSLLGPMAFAEKMVLAVFGGLIVLWMTRNLTDDIPGWGVLFHNQVGDGTVTVSAQDNHKVAEPQYYGGANKSLATQIMMATLLFIIPSGKKEGEKLMDWNKCRKLQWNIVLLLGAGFAIADGFRTSGLTGILSDGLRFLEGAPTLVIVPVACVFSGVITEFMSDDSTTTLVLPLFAELAKSIEVHPALLMISGAIGAQLSYLFPTGSPSNVVGFSTGHITIKDLVATGLPLKVVGVTALTVLLPTLGSVIFGMDNKS; encoded by the exons ATGGAGAAGCCTGGCAGCTTCGGCGGGAGCTCGTCGGAGGACGCGGGGACGTCCCTGCTGCTGCCGGTGCATCGCGACGATGCCACAACCACGGCGTCGTCGCGCTTGAGGGCTCTGCTCGCGCACAAGTACCCTGCGATCGCGTCGGGGCCCGTGGCGTGCGCGGCCATATGCGCGCTCGTGGACCTCGGCGGCGCACACGGCGCGGCGCCGCGGAACATGCTGGGCGTGCTGGCGTGGGTGTTCCTGTGGTGGGCGACGGACGCCGTGCCCCTCGCCGTGGCGTCCATGGCGCCGCTCTTCCTGTTCCCGGCCTTCGGCATCTCCTCCGCCGACGCCGTCGCCAAGGCGTACATGGACGACGTCATCGCCCTCGTCCTCGGAAGCTTCATCCTCGCCCTCGCCATCGAGCGCTACCACATCCACCGCCGCCTCGCTCTCAAA ATCACGCTGCGGTTCTGCGGGGACCCGGTGCGgccgtcgctgctgctgctggggATCACCGGCACGACGGCGTTCGTCAGCATGTGGATCCACAACACGGCGTGCACGCTGATGATGATGCCGGTGGCGACGGGGATCCTGCAGCGGTTCCCGCGGggcggcgccggccaggaggaggaggagcaggaggtgcGGCGGTTCTCCAAGGCGGTGGTGCTGGGCGTGGTGTACGCGTCGGCGGTGGGCGGGATGGCCACGCTGACGGGCACCGGAGTGAACATCATCCTGGTGGGGATGTGGTCGGCTTACTTCCCGGAGAAGGagcccatcaccttcagctcgtggATGAGCTTCGGCCTCCCAATGGCGCTGGTCATGTTCTTGGCGCTCTGGGTCACCCTCTGCTTCATGTACTGCTCCAACAACACCGGAAAGGCGCTCTCTGCCTACCTCGACGGAACCCATCTCAGAAGGGAGCTCAGCTTGTTAG GTCCAATGGCTTTCGCGGAGAAGATGGTCTTGGCCGTGTTTGGG GGTCTAATTGTGCTGTGGATGACTAGGAACCTAACAGATGACATTCCTGGGTGGGGAGTCCTCTTCCACAATCAAGTTGGGGATGGAACAGTCACGGTAAGTGCGCAAGATAATCATAAAGTTGCTGAGCCACAGTATTATGGAGGAGCAAACAAATCGCTTGCGACGCAGATCATGATGGCCACGTTGCTGTTCATAATCCCGAGCGGGAAGAAGGAGGGCGAGAAGCTCATGGACTGGAACAAGTGCAGGAAGCTCCAGTGGAACATCGTGCTCCTCCTCGGCGCCGGCTTCGCGATCGCCGACGGCTTCAGGACCAGCGGCCTGACCGGCATCCTCTCGGACGGCCTCAGGTTCCTCGAGGGCGCGCCGACGCTGGTGATCGTGCCCGTGGCCTGCGTTTTCAGCGGGGTCATCACCGAGTTCATGTCCGACGACTCGACCACCACGCTGGTGCTGCCCCTGTTTGCTGAACTGGCCAAGTCCATCGAGGTGCACCCCGCTCTGCTTATGATCTCCGGCGCGATCGGGGCCCAGCTGTCCTACTTGTTTCCCACCGGGTCGCCGTCGAATGTCGTCGGCTTCAGCACTGGCCACATCACCATCAAGGATCTGGTGGCCACTGGGTTGCCCCTCAAGGTCGTCGGAGTTACAGCTCTGACGGTCTTGCTACCAACACTAG GGTCAGTGATTTTTGGCATGGACAACAAGTCCTAG
- the LOC119337541 gene encoding tonoplast dicarboxylate transporter-like isoform X2 — protein sequence MEKPGSFGGSSSEDAGTSLLLPVHRDDATTTASSRLRALLAHKYPAIASGPVACAAICALVDLGGAHGAAPRNMLGVLAWVFLWWATDAVPLAVASMAPLFLFPAFGISSADAVAKAYMDDVIALVLGSFILALAIERYHIHRRLALKITLRFCGDPVRPSLLLLGITGTTAFVSMWIHNTACTLMMMPVATGILQRFPRGGAGQEEEEQEVRRFSKAVVLGVVYASAVGGMATLTGTGVNIILVGMWSAYFPEKEPITFSSWMSFGLPMALVMFLALWVTLCFMYCSNNTGKALSAYLDGTHLRRELSLLGPMAFAEKMVLAVFGGLIVLWMTRNLTDDIPGWGVLFHNQVGDGTVTIMMATLLFIIPSGKKEGEKLMDWNKCRKLQWNIVLLLGAGFAIADGFRTSGLTGILSDGLRFLEGAPTLVIVPVACVFSGVITEFMSDDSTTTLVLPLFAELAKSIEVHPALLMISGAIGAQLSYLFPTGSPSNVVGFSTGHITIKDLVATGLPLKVVGVTALTVLLPTLGSVIFGMDNKS from the exons ATGGAGAAGCCTGGCAGCTTCGGCGGGAGCTCGTCGGAGGACGCGGGGACGTCCCTGCTGCTGCCGGTGCATCGCGACGATGCCACAACCACGGCGTCGTCGCGCTTGAGGGCTCTGCTCGCGCACAAGTACCCTGCGATCGCGTCGGGGCCCGTGGCGTGCGCGGCCATATGCGCGCTCGTGGACCTCGGCGGCGCACACGGCGCGGCGCCGCGGAACATGCTGGGCGTGCTGGCGTGGGTGTTCCTGTGGTGGGCGACGGACGCCGTGCCCCTCGCCGTGGCGTCCATGGCGCCGCTCTTCCTGTTCCCGGCCTTCGGCATCTCCTCCGCCGACGCCGTCGCCAAGGCGTACATGGACGACGTCATCGCCCTCGTCCTCGGAAGCTTCATCCTCGCCCTCGCCATCGAGCGCTACCACATCCACCGCCGCCTCGCTCTCAAA ATCACGCTGCGGTTCTGCGGGGACCCGGTGCGgccgtcgctgctgctgctggggATCACCGGCACGACGGCGTTCGTCAGCATGTGGATCCACAACACGGCGTGCACGCTGATGATGATGCCGGTGGCGACGGGGATCCTGCAGCGGTTCCCGCGGggcggcgccggccaggaggaggaggagcaggaggtgcGGCGGTTCTCCAAGGCGGTGGTGCTGGGCGTGGTGTACGCGTCGGCGGTGGGCGGGATGGCCACGCTGACGGGCACCGGAGTGAACATCATCCTGGTGGGGATGTGGTCGGCTTACTTCCCGGAGAAGGagcccatcaccttcagctcgtggATGAGCTTCGGCCTCCCAATGGCGCTGGTCATGTTCTTGGCGCTCTGGGTCACCCTCTGCTTCATGTACTGCTCCAACAACACCGGAAAGGCGCTCTCTGCCTACCTCGACGGAACCCATCTCAGAAGGGAGCTCAGCTTGTTAG GTCCAATGGCTTTCGCGGAGAAGATGGTCTTGGCCGTGTTTGGG GGTCTAATTGTGCTGTGGATGACTAGGAACCTAACAGATGACATTCCTGGGTGGGGAGTCCTCTTCCACAATCAAGTTGGGGATGGAACAGTCACG ATCATGATGGCCACGTTGCTGTTCATAATCCCGAGCGGGAAGAAGGAGGGCGAGAAGCTCATGGACTGGAACAAGTGCAGGAAGCTCCAGTGGAACATCGTGCTCCTCCTCGGCGCCGGCTTCGCGATCGCCGACGGCTTCAGGACCAGCGGCCTGACCGGCATCCTCTCGGACGGCCTCAGGTTCCTCGAGGGCGCGCCGACGCTGGTGATCGTGCCCGTGGCCTGCGTTTTCAGCGGGGTCATCACCGAGTTCATGTCCGACGACTCGACCACCACGCTGGTGCTGCCCCTGTTTGCTGAACTGGCCAAGTCCATCGAGGTGCACCCCGCTCTGCTTATGATCTCCGGCGCGATCGGGGCCCAGCTGTCCTACTTGTTTCCCACCGGGTCGCCGTCGAATGTCGTCGGCTTCAGCACTGGCCACATCACCATCAAGGATCTGGTGGCCACTGGGTTGCCCCTCAAGGTCGTCGGAGTTACAGCTCTGACGGTCTTGCTACCAACACTAG GGTCAGTGATTTTTGGCATGGACAACAAGTCCTAG